In Plasmodium gaboni strain SY75 chromosome 14, whole genome shotgun sequence, one genomic interval encodes:
- a CDS encoding putative gamete egress and sporozoite traversal protein, producing the protein MNKITYCIALLIAIVLPISSIQLHSVNNAPLNYIEIGDTLSNKVGELWHSHLNSFIDIVSTKVVNKLEDDLSNSKDLEKFMILLEDDADIFDASAYEGKNLALIQTEFIRKLKDKFKNSKFGQKLKKLGSKAKEKLLSLYHKHKGKLRHFFSILLKSLVIPLAVQFIRKNLNKWKQKTLEATQKLDQQSKDIAQPIINRLYNSFEDKIEEYSQENKINVDEELNALGQLDKDKQDIEKLEQQEKALLQ; encoded by the exons atgaataaaattaCGTATTGTATTGCCCTCTTGATAGCAATAGTTCTCCCTATAAGTTCTATACAACTTCATTCTGTAAATAATGCTCCCTTAAATTATATTGAAA TTGGAGACACACTTTCCAATAAAGTTGGTGAATTATGGCATAGTCATTTAAACTCATTTATAGACATTGTATCTACAAAAGTTGTTAACAAATTAGAAGATGACTTATCAAATAGCAAAGACTTGGAAAAATTCATGATTCTATTAGAG GATGATGCTGATATCTTTGATGCAAGCGCATATGAAGGTAAAAATCTTGCACTTATACAAACTGAATTTATTAGAAAATTAAAGGacaaatttaaaaatagTAAATTTGgacaaaaattaaagaaacTTGGATCAAAGGCAAAGGAAAAGCTTCTTAGTTTATATCACAAACATAAAGGAAAACTTAGACATTTCTTTAGCATACTTTTAAAAAGCTTAGTCATTCCATTAGCTGTTCAATTTATAAGAAAGAATTTAAACAAATGGAAACAGAAAACATTAGAAGCTACTCAGAAACTAGATCAACAATCAAAGGATATAGCACAACCAATTATAAATAGATTATATAACAGTTTCGAAGATAAAATTGAAGAATATTCTCaggaaaataaaataaatgtagATGAGGAATTGAATGCACTTGGACAATTAGATAAGGATAAACAAgatatagaaaaattaGAACAGCAAGAAAAAGCTCTATTACaataa